The Numenius arquata chromosome 11, bNumArq3.hap1.1, whole genome shotgun sequence genomic interval ATGAACAAAAGTGTTGCCAAAATATACAGAAACAGTTCTGAGAACAGATCCAGGCTGGTCCCATAGGTTGGAAAGGAGACCACAGGGACACAACGCATTGTAGGATCTTGAAATTAACAGGATTTGAGTTTCCCTGTGCTGAGCTGTTTCTCTCGTTCTGTGATGTTTGATGCTTACCGAGGCATTTGTTGCTCTCAAACATGCCGAGTATCTGGTCACACTTCTCCTTCTGGTTGCCACTGCTCTCGCATGTGCACCACAGGGAGATCTCCACGCTGGAGTTACTGATGTAGTTGGGCGTCATGGGCGTACCTGTCCCAGACCCCCAGAAACTGCAATCAGGATTCACGTCACCAAACAACGGCAGCCTCACGTGTCCTATTCTACTAAAGGGAATGctgccccgggggcaggggcCCTCACCCCCGCGGGGTGACCCGGGCCTGGGGACTCTACATGAACTCTGCTGTGCTGCCAGGATGTGCGGAGTTGCTGCCCCTGACTCGGGCAATCTGGCGGAGGCTGCGCTGGTAACTGAAGCTGCTGCAGGTGTTGGATCGAAGGGTGAGAAGCACCCGCCGGGACATGGCAGCAAAAGCCGGACACGCTGCGTGGCCAAAAGCCTTTTGCCAAACGAATGCTGCGCAGCCATAGTGTGCCGTTCAGCCAGAGTTCATTTAGCATAAAAACAGCAAAGACATCCGGAAAAGCAGAAGGCACAGCCTAGATTTAGAGCTTCTGAGGTACTGTTCTTCTTTGCAGCCACTCTGAAAAAGCACGAGCAGGTTGGCAGCAAATGCCTAAAGCCAAAGATGACCTCCCTTCTCGCGGCTGGTGGTGCCATGTTCTGGCTGGCTCTGAGAGGACAGTGTGTGCGAAGCTAACAAACCATCAGGAGTCAAACCGTCAGGGAATGTCCTGTCTAATCCCTGTGATGGGATGTGACTCCTGCCACAGGAGCAACTTGGTCCCTGCAGGTCCTGGTGGCCAGGCCTTCAGAGCAGTTTGCGCCAGCTGATGGTGTAGGTGCTCAGAAATCTTGGGCAAGTGCTGCTGATTTGACAGCAGAGGATGGGACAAAGGAGAGCGATAAAGGCCATGGCAGAGCTCTCTTTGGGCTGTGTTTACCTCGGAAGCAAGAGGGAGCACCAGCGTCAATCGGGCTGAGGCATATTAATCGTCAGACTGAGCACTGTCTCCTGCGGGAGAGCAAGAGGGTCCTTCAGAGCATCAGAGCGTGCCTGCGAGTTTGTGGCCCAGAAGCATCCTCCCCGTGCGCTGCTGCGTGTACCACTTACCGATCATCCCCATGTAAGCCTGCAGGCAGGCGGCGTGGCCCTGCGGAGCGCAGCCGTCCGGAGACGTGTCCGCGGGCTGACAGTTCTGTTGGAAGTCGGCCAGCCGGGATCtgtaggaaggaaaaggagactaTCAGTGCCTACGCTTTGCTCTTCTTTTGGCTaatgcctgctgctgctggacctACTTGCAAATATGGTCTTCTAAGCAGGAGTCCAGAAGCCAGAGGCAGTTGGGTTTGGTGTTATACTGGAAGGAACAATCAGGAACAATAGTTTTCCGGCGTCGTTCTCCACAAAGTTCATCTTGACATGGACAGAAAAGGATCCTTTTGGTGAAATCCTCAGGGACTTTCTCAAAGAAGTTCCTTAGCCCTCTGTGGCATTTGCGGCGGTCACACGTGTCCTCGCTTCCCGCTCCCTTGGTGCAGATGGAGGCGTACTCTGTGCGCAGGCGAACGCACTTCTTGCTCAGGTTACAGACATGAGTTGCTTTCAGGCACGGATTTGTTCCATCTCCTGCTAACTGTGAGCCTGTAAAgccaaaagaaacccagaaagagTGAAGCAGGTCTCCAGAAAATATTCTGTGTGGAAAAAGGAGTAGCCCTTACTTGATGGTCAGATTGGGAACatgaaaaagagcaaagcaaattAGTCCTGCTGTGTGCCTGTAGCGTGGCAGTGCAGTTACCCCAGTTACAACATCGTATTTCCTACTGGTTCATGTCGGGTGTTTGTTTCAGAGAATGCATCATTGTGGGTTATTCCCTGCTCCATGGGCCTGGATCTGTGGCGTTATTtacacttgggggggggggacaaactCAGGCAAGTATCCAGAGCAGGCGTCCCTCTGATTAAAGGGACCATCACCCCAAACTGGTCATCTTCATAACTTTCAGCCCCTGAAAAGGTAAGAAAGGGCAGCATTATGTCAGGAAACCATTACAATCCTTACCTGATAACAGAGCTGCCAGTTTATTATAATCTGTCTTCCAGTGTTCCTCATTTGCTGGATTCTCATAAGGAGAGGTCTCCAAATTGAAATAACCTAGGTGAGATACAAGATATTTTATGCAGTGGGAGAAATGCTTTGTGACCagcatttgtttgggtttttttaaaactgatttttttcttatttgtgccTGGTTGTTTCCTCAGGCAGTTCAGAAACACTCTGTCTTGCTGAAAGCCAAATGCCAAGAATGGTTCTGCTGGAGATGCAGGAGTGTTACCGTGTCAAAACGGCACTACGTTTCGTTGTGAGATTTCCTCTGGCTGGAATTTGGCCTGCAGCTGGGGCAGCCTTTAGCGGGAggccaggcagcagcatcccaccAAGGCTGGAAGGCAGCAGCGTGCTCAGGGATGCCGTTACAGCGTGTGTCATAATGACACACCTCCGTTTTCAGTGATGGACAGACGTGACCATTTTGAGGTGATTTTCACAGCGGTCTCCCCTCACAGCACTAACTCTGTCTCAGAGTAGCTATCTTTGTTTCTTAGGGTCTCTGGTGTATTTGAAGGGCCGGCCCCAGAGGGGATCAGTTTTCTCTGCTTATcaaacagagcagcagagacTCCTCCACCCCGGGAGATGTGGCTCCAGAGCGATACCTGCAGTGCTGGGGAGAGGCCTTTTGCAGTTGTTTTCAGATGGGGGCAGGGTCGAGCCTTACAAGTACCTTGTAAATTCGTATTATTTCATCTCACCATCTGTCATGCTGGAGTGAACGGTCCAGAAAACGCGTAAGCAGTGCTCCTGCCTCTTCATGCGGCGGTGGCACCTGCAGTGCAGCAGAGAGCTGTTCCCCAGGTCCAGCTCCGCACCCAGACACCTCACCCTGCCCTCCTGGTCCAGCGGGAGGAGGCGACTCTTGGCCAGGGCACAGCTCTCCAGGACCCTGTAGGTCGCGTTGCAGGTAGAGTCGGAGAGACACTGCTGTTCCGCCGCGATGCAGTCGCTcctgggcagagccaggaggtCTCCTTCGAGGAGGGAAAAGGCCGTTAGGGTTACAGTCGTGACGTGtcacacgggcaccttgtcgtTGTTCTGTGGGCATCCTGCATGCAGCAAGGACCCCTCTCAAGGGGCAGAACGGGTTGGGGTCTTTCATACGGAGTAGTAAGGAACAAGAGCTGTCTCCATTTAGAAACAAAAGGATGACTATTAATGtatgaaagagggaagaaaaggttaaagaaaagTCTCAAGAATAATTTTGCTTAATAAACCCTTTTTTAATCACCATTAACTCTTTCAACTTGGCCAGGATCAGGGATGGCTCTGTATTTTATGGACTAGCAAATCCCTGTGGAAACCATGGCATTGCTGAGGCTTGCTCTGAAGAAGCTCCACTATCTGGGTAATGAAAACCGCAGTGCAATAAGCACACAGCAACACGGTGCTGTGCTGTGAGTcggtgctgctgccactgctaaAGTATCTACTGGTCATTAAGAGATGTACTGGGAAAGCCATTTGTAGGGTGTAAAAATAACTGCTTTCCTGAGCTTGGAAACGTAAGAATAAGAATGGGGGGTTTTTTGCATAATAGAAGAAATCCTTAACATAAGATGCAAGTAATTTCTTATAGAAGTGCTGATACACAATAAATTTAAGAATATAGAACCCAGTCCCTGAAATTCCTGCCAAAAATGCTGGGATGCAGGCTTGGCCTGCCAGCTTTCATCTGTTGGTTGGTTGTGAActctgtatctgtgtgtgtgtatttgcataACACGTGCATTGATTACACACATACATGTACCACCTCATATGGAAGCATTAAATAATCTCAATTTAACAATATAATCCTTAAAACTagactttttttcatcttttttaaatttttatatggGCTGTTGTCTCCTGAGGATAATCCTGGGGTAATACCTAGCATGATTTTGTCACAGGTAGGTGAATTTAGTCTGTAatctttcttaatttctgtagTATATGAATCTGTGTTTATAGTACAAGTACAATGAAGACCTGGAACAAGACTGTTTGctaataaaatttatatatagGCTAGTATGGTTCTTCCCCTCAGGACAATATTGCTTGGCTGATTTTAGGAAACGACTGTGCTGAGCCTTACATCTGCCTTTAATGTTCTTTGTTCTTTCATCTAATTTTTTCTCTCACTTCACTTTTGCTGGCTTCATCAGTTTATTTGCTGTAAGCAGTAGGCTGCATAATTCTATGCTCAGCTGCTTCTCAATCTTTCTACTTTTCCTACAGCCCAGTAATACTATTTGGGTGTCTCTATCACAGTTGTacaaatttctttgcttttctagcAACTTATTGTACTTTGTTCATCTGGCTGTTAAATAGAGACTGTATGACTTTCTAAACACCCTGAAAAACCAGTCTCTCATCAGAAATGCTTTGTACGCAGCGCAGTGGGTTTTGGTTAAGCGTTACAACTAGGCACAACCTTAATGAATATCACAGAACTGATCTGTCCCACCAGGCACCAGGATGGTACCCAAAGTACCATCTCCCCCAGCATCCCATCTCCAACAGTGGcttgcagcagctgctgaaggaagttcGTAACAGGATGGGCTGTATTTTCCCAGCCTTAAGAATTCTGCTCAGCAAGCAGCTGAGCTTGAAGTGGCATTTTTTAAAGTGATATGGTAATTGCCAGGCTAGAGCAGAGCTGGGTGGAAATGGAAGGACTGTGTTTCTACCACATCTATAGCAGATGCTTCAGGTGAAGCTGCTGTAAACCTCAAATTTAAAACAGTCCTCCTCTACAGACATGGCTTAATAGCTATGCATTGTCTTAAGTCCTAATACTTGATGTgttgtttcattttctaaaaccTTGTCTTAATAATGTGAAAGAATGAGAAAGCTAATTCTTTCCTAGACCTATGGGGTAGGTTGCAGAGCATGTTAAATATGCATGTGTATGGGAGTCCCttctgtagttaaaaaaaaagttaaaaggtaATAATCAATTCACAGACTATGATTATTTataccttagaaaaaaaaaaaaagaaaaaaggctaggTAATAAAACActcttttattctcctttttcacTGAACGTCCTGTCACGTATATATGTATTGTTTTGCTGGTGCACCATGCTACTGATAGAGAGGACGACTGCAGAAGGGAAACCTTTCCTTTCTAAGCACAGTCAGCAAAGAAGCATTAGTATTTGGACACGGGAAATCTATTGTAATCGTGTGGCCGCAAGTGCTACCGAGGTCTCGGTGCCACAGCCCGGTTTTATAGCAGTCATTGTGATATTCGGCAGCTGCAGCTTTTTCTGACTGCGAAGCACCGACATCCCGTAGCCGGGTCCGGGAGCGCTTCAGAGCGGGTCCGTAATTTCTGGATTTCTAGTCTAATCAGCCATGAAGATGGCACAGGAGATGAACTGGAAAGAGGAGTTATTTCTCTCCTCGGCTCCTGTGACCTGGCAGCAACAGGAGGCAGCGCGGAACGAACCGCGGCATCTCCGGGATGGTCCCCGCGAACCCAGCCGTCCCCCAGAGCTCCCGGCCTGGAGCGGCTCCGAGCAGGACGCGCGGAGGGCGGCCGGGGCAGCGAGAGGGGCAGGAGAGCTCTGCTCGGAGGGTCCCGCCCGCGCTCAGCCCGTTTGTGTCCCGTCTGCGGCCGTGGGGGCTCAGCCCCGGGCTCCTGCCCCCGGGATCCCCGCGTCCCCCGGCGCTCGCCGCCGCGGCTGCAATCCCCGCCGCGGCTCGCCCTTCCCGCCTGGAGCGGCCGCCCGGGGCAGCCGGAGCCGCTGGCGGGAGAGACGGGCGGCGGGGGGCACCGGCCCGCctcccccgccgcgctccccgccgctctccacctccccccgccccgcccgccgccccgggcgcTGTTACCGGCTCgggagaggagcagccccaggagcagggcGAGCCCCATGATGGAGCTGGAGCTGCGGCTGCAGCCGGCGCCGGCCGTCGGTCGCTCCGCGCTCTGGGGCCGCAGCCCGCTCAcatgccgccgccgcctcggcccgGCGCCGTCTGCCCGGCACGGCCCGCCCCGTCGAGGTGCGGGTGGCGAGCGccgccccgcggcccggcccggcccggcccccccgtGCCCGGCTCCGGCTTCGGGGGGAGCGCCGGTGCCGGCGGGCTGCGGGGCAGATGGCGCGGGGGCCCGGAGGGGTCAGGTCGCGGGGGTCAGGACGCGCCCCCCGTCAAGGTTTTGCGGGGGCGTTTCGGGAGGGGCGCGTGTGAGCGGGCCCGTGGGGAGTTTTGGTTGTTAGTTTGTCGATTTACAGAGTTTTGATCGTTGGTTTGTCGGTGGTTCGGGGAGTTTTGATGGTTGGCCTGTTGATTCCCGGGCGCCCGGCGCCGAGAGCGGAGGTCCGGTGGCCCGGCGAGGAGCTGCCGCGGGGGCGCGTCGGTGAAAGAAAGCGCGGCTCAAACAGCGGGGGCGTTCCTGGAGGGGACAGACACCGACGGGCTCCTGAATAAATCCCTTGGCGCTTCTCCGGTCTGCGGGAGGGACGCGAGAGCTTCTGGCTCCTTCCCGTCAGCTTCCTTGGGAAGGGTCTTACTCCAGCGTCTCGGGTGTTGCTGGCTCTGCCTCGGTCGAGCTGTTTGTGGCCACGCTGAGGGTGGCATTTCTGAGTGCCTGGCCGGCATTTAGGCAGCCGTGCTGCTTTTTGaacagatcctttttttttgtctgcatctGAAGTTCAAATTAGCCAATCCGAAAAGTAACAGTCCAACATGTGCACGTCAAACATTAGTATATGAAAATGAGGCAAACAAACCTTTTGTTGGTCAATTGTTTGCACAAGTGGAGACCGACCCTGTTTGCCCAAAAAGCCCAACAGAAAGGCTAATAATTGTGCAAACACATTGAGTGTTCACAGTCCGATTCAGCGGTGCCCCCACTCTTGAAAATGGTAAGTCCTTCTGCTCACTGCAGGGAGCTGCTGTGAGAGAATTCTTCTGAATGTGAACAGGTTGTCCACAAACACTGGAGGCCTCTTAACTTTGTGCttaaggagaagagaaaattccTTCTCGCCATGGCTCAAAGTCTGACCAAAGTCTAAGAGTTGGAGGAGCTTAAGGAAAGTGGTGGATGGGACAGAGCCTTTTTAACTTTGTGGGGAATTGTTTGCAGTTACCATTCAGGAGGAGGAAACGGAGCAgttaaactgaagaaaaactaGGAGCAAAGAGGCAataacaacactgaaaaaaaccaagtgGCTCGGTCCTGCAAACTTCTCAATGTTTTTGTGAGAAATGATAAGAATAAAGTGGATCTGGAAGCTTTTAATCATGA includes:
- the GFRA3 gene encoding GDNF family receptor alpha-3; the protein is MGLALLLGLLLSRAGDLLALPRSDCIAAEQQCLSDSTCNATYRVLESCALAKSRLLPLDQEGRVRCLGAELDLGNSSLLHCRCHRRMKRQEHCLRVFWTVHSSMTDGYFNLETSPYENPANEEHWKTDYNKLAALLSGSQLAGDGTNPCLKATHVCNLSKKCVRLRTEYASICTKGAGSEDTCDRRKCHRGLRNFFEKVPEDFTKRILFCPCQDELCGERRRKTIVPDCSFQYNTKPNCLWLLDSCLEDHICKSRLADFQQNCQPADTSPDGCAPQGHAACLQAYMGMIGTPMTPNYISNSSVEISLWCTCESSGNQKEKCDQILGMFESNKCLENTIWSQMHLKQTALERQEDLFYSSSLSFQGDSASTALASEMSQVAEGKAQRDVSEHSSMPMASSVYSGAAVSWPSLALFLPLLLSSR